Proteins encoded by one window of Tubulanus polymorphus chromosome 7, tnTubPoly1.2, whole genome shotgun sequence:
- the LOC141908677 gene encoding protein GPR107-like isoform X1: protein MMMWISPILFTISLHLMHFPSTDARRHKLELENDSRKQIVCSTFGFLTGGYLSVTLSHFGSTSLEAMSSTNTFGFSLDKTLSSGISSYLKNKEDTCVLDDPTITKDNSLSMIVFRMDLKNKRMLVERKGKDLRNIEITNWKETDYTIALKKSRSRANKSLNVHMPQKRSIPDDKNDKKSASDRDENSIIPEKNPVVMVPQKNVSSSKSASGAVAVAAVKPAVNASDSEFGGLINKSFPIQYVHGMVTVHFIVSIRRKEEEGLYNLFFHNCGNYGPEKQHNAVNFTLNITEKNPQTYLSAGDAPLPPLYFAFAIVYFLLGCFWFYVLRHLSELTVVYKIHYIMLALCYIKSIAFIFHGVNYYFIGKEGYQEEGWAVLYYITHLMKGALLFTAIVLIGAGWAFIKHMLSDREKKIFLIVIPLQILANVAQIIIEESEEGTKQFTLWTQVFILVDLLCCGAILFPVVWSIRHLTEASKVDGKAAINLQKLKLFRHFYILVVCYIYFTRIIVYLLQITVPFQFEFLTELFRELATLGFFVVTGYKFRPISDNPYLIVPQEEEDFEMDEILTESGALDTVTKVVRTANGQKNAMTAKKRESSHEYD, encoded by the exons ATGATGATGTGGATTTCGCCGATTTTGTTCACGATTTCGCTTCATTTAATGCAttttccgtctacggacgccCGTCGACATAAATTAGAGTTAGAG aatgacTCTCGAAAGCAAATTGTTTGTAGTACGTTCGGATTCTTGACAGGCGGTTATTTGTCAGTGACGCTGTCACATTTTGGTTCGACTTCACTCGAAGCGATGTCCAGCACCAACACT tTCGGGTTTTCATTAGATAAAACACTTAGTTCCGGCATCTCTTCGTACCTG aagAATAAAGAAGATACGTGCGTACTCGATGACCCCACTATAACTAAAGACAACAGTTTATCAATGATCGTATTCAGAatggatttgaaaaataaacg AATGTTGGTCGAACGAAAAGGCAAAGACTTGCGCAACATCGAAATCACTAATTGGAAAGAGACCGATTATACGATCGCTTTGAAAAAAAGTCGGAGTCGCGCGAATAAATCGCTGAACGTTCACATGCCGCAGAAACGCTCGATACCCGACGACAAGAATGACAAAAAATCCGCCTCCGATCGAGATGAGAATTCGATTATCCCGGAAAAAAACCCGGTGGTAATGGTGCCTCAGAAAAATGTGTCGTCTTCGAAATCAGCCAGCGGCGCAGTTGCTGTTGCCGCCGTGAAACCGGCCGTGAACGCGAGCGATTCGGAATTCGGCGGTCTCATCAACAAGTCATTTCCGATACAATACGTACACGGGATGGTCACCGTTCAC TTCATCGTATCGATTCGACGTAAAGAGGAAGAAGGCTTGTACAACTTGTTCTTTCATAATTGCGGTAATTATGGACCCGAAAAACAGCACAACGCCGTCAATTTTACG TTGAACATAACTGAAAAGAACCCGCAGACTTATCTCTCGGCCGGCGATGCTCCTTTACCGCCGCTGTATTTCGCATTCGCTATCGTTTATTTCCTACTCGGATGTTTTTGGTTCTACGTTTTACGTCATTTGTCGGA GTTGACCGTTGTCTACAAAATACACTACATCATGTTAGCGCTGTGCTACATCAAGTCTATAGCTTTTATTTTCCATGGG GTCAATTACTATTTCATCGGTAAGGAGGGCTACCAGGAAGAAGGCTGGGCTGTGCTTTACTATATTACACATTT AATGAAAGGTGCCTTGCTGTTCACGGCTATCGTTCTGATAGGCGCCGGATGGGCTTTCATCAAACACATGTTGTCCGACCGAGAAAAGAAAATCTTTTTGATCGTCATTCCTCTGCAG ATTTTAGCGAATGTCGCTCAAATAATCATCGAGGAAAGCGAAGAAGGGACGAAACAGTTCACGTTGTGGACGCAAGTGTTTATTCTAGTTGATCTGCTGTGCTGTGGTGCTATTCTCTTCCCGGTCGTGTG GTCGATTCGTCACCTGACAGAAGCGTCGAAGGTCGACGGCAAAGCCGCGATTAATTTACAGAAGCTCAAATTATTTAGACACTTTTATATATTG GTCGTATGTTACATATATTTTACCAGAATTATAGTATATCTGCTGCAG ATAACTGTGCCATTCCAATTCGAATTTCTCACGGAGCTGTTTCGCGAGTTGGCGACGCTCGGTTTCTTCGTCGTGACCGGGTATAAATTCCGCCCGATTTCGGATAATCCGTACCTGATCGTTCCGCAGGAAGAGGAGGATTTCGAAATGGACGAAAT ATTGACTGAATCCGGAGCGTTGGACACCGTAACGAAAGTCGTTCGAACGGCGAACGGACAAAAGAACGCGATGACCGCGAAGAAACGTGAAAGCAGCCACGAATACGATTAA
- the LOC141908677 gene encoding protein GPR107-like isoform X2, which produces MMMWISPILFTISLHLMHFPSTDARRHKLELENDSRKQIVCSTFGFLTGGYLSVTLSHFGSTSLEAMSSTNTFGFSLDKTLSSGISSYLNKEDTCVLDDPTITKDNSLSMIVFRMDLKNKRMLVERKGKDLRNIEITNWKETDYTIALKKSRSRANKSLNVHMPQKRSIPDDKNDKKSASDRDENSIIPEKNPVVMVPQKNVSSSKSASGAVAVAAVKPAVNASDSEFGGLINKSFPIQYVHGMVTVHFIVSIRRKEEEGLYNLFFHNCGNYGPEKQHNAVNFTLNITEKNPQTYLSAGDAPLPPLYFAFAIVYFLLGCFWFYVLRHLSELTVVYKIHYIMLALCYIKSIAFIFHGVNYYFIGKEGYQEEGWAVLYYITHLMKGALLFTAIVLIGAGWAFIKHMLSDREKKIFLIVIPLQILANVAQIIIEESEEGTKQFTLWTQVFILVDLLCCGAILFPVVWSIRHLTEASKVDGKAAINLQKLKLFRHFYILVVCYIYFTRIIVYLLQITVPFQFEFLTELFRELATLGFFVVTGYKFRPISDNPYLIVPQEEEDFEMDEILTESGALDTVTKVVRTANGQKNAMTAKKRESSHEYD; this is translated from the exons ATGATGATGTGGATTTCGCCGATTTTGTTCACGATTTCGCTTCATTTAATGCAttttccgtctacggacgccCGTCGACATAAATTAGAGTTAGAG aatgacTCTCGAAAGCAAATTGTTTGTAGTACGTTCGGATTCTTGACAGGCGGTTATTTGTCAGTGACGCTGTCACATTTTGGTTCGACTTCACTCGAAGCGATGTCCAGCACCAACACT tTCGGGTTTTCATTAGATAAAACACTTAGTTCCGGCATCTCTTCGTACCTG AATAAAGAAGATACGTGCGTACTCGATGACCCCACTATAACTAAAGACAACAGTTTATCAATGATCGTATTCAGAatggatttgaaaaataaacg AATGTTGGTCGAACGAAAAGGCAAAGACTTGCGCAACATCGAAATCACTAATTGGAAAGAGACCGATTATACGATCGCTTTGAAAAAAAGTCGGAGTCGCGCGAATAAATCGCTGAACGTTCACATGCCGCAGAAACGCTCGATACCCGACGACAAGAATGACAAAAAATCCGCCTCCGATCGAGATGAGAATTCGATTATCCCGGAAAAAAACCCGGTGGTAATGGTGCCTCAGAAAAATGTGTCGTCTTCGAAATCAGCCAGCGGCGCAGTTGCTGTTGCCGCCGTGAAACCGGCCGTGAACGCGAGCGATTCGGAATTCGGCGGTCTCATCAACAAGTCATTTCCGATACAATACGTACACGGGATGGTCACCGTTCAC TTCATCGTATCGATTCGACGTAAAGAGGAAGAAGGCTTGTACAACTTGTTCTTTCATAATTGCGGTAATTATGGACCCGAAAAACAGCACAACGCCGTCAATTTTACG TTGAACATAACTGAAAAGAACCCGCAGACTTATCTCTCGGCCGGCGATGCTCCTTTACCGCCGCTGTATTTCGCATTCGCTATCGTTTATTTCCTACTCGGATGTTTTTGGTTCTACGTTTTACGTCATTTGTCGGA GTTGACCGTTGTCTACAAAATACACTACATCATGTTAGCGCTGTGCTACATCAAGTCTATAGCTTTTATTTTCCATGGG GTCAATTACTATTTCATCGGTAAGGAGGGCTACCAGGAAGAAGGCTGGGCTGTGCTTTACTATATTACACATTT AATGAAAGGTGCCTTGCTGTTCACGGCTATCGTTCTGATAGGCGCCGGATGGGCTTTCATCAAACACATGTTGTCCGACCGAGAAAAGAAAATCTTTTTGATCGTCATTCCTCTGCAG ATTTTAGCGAATGTCGCTCAAATAATCATCGAGGAAAGCGAAGAAGGGACGAAACAGTTCACGTTGTGGACGCAAGTGTTTATTCTAGTTGATCTGCTGTGCTGTGGTGCTATTCTCTTCCCGGTCGTGTG GTCGATTCGTCACCTGACAGAAGCGTCGAAGGTCGACGGCAAAGCCGCGATTAATTTACAGAAGCTCAAATTATTTAGACACTTTTATATATTG GTCGTATGTTACATATATTTTACCAGAATTATAGTATATCTGCTGCAG ATAACTGTGCCATTCCAATTCGAATTTCTCACGGAGCTGTTTCGCGAGTTGGCGACGCTCGGTTTCTTCGTCGTGACCGGGTATAAATTCCGCCCGATTTCGGATAATCCGTACCTGATCGTTCCGCAGGAAGAGGAGGATTTCGAAATGGACGAAAT ATTGACTGAATCCGGAGCGTTGGACACCGTAACGAAAGTCGTTCGAACGGCGAACGGACAAAAGAACGCGATGACCGCGAAGAAACGTGAAAGCAGCCACGAATACGATTAA
- the LOC141908924 gene encoding uncharacterized protein LOC141908924, giving the protein MNIFVIIAACAYGFALSAVSAAENDIASRHRREIGDAWPGDSPCASDRNSKIMCNKCDALPIEIDVDDCCGSEISFNVCEYCLQDLDDCLLLMKEFYSTGGDPRKKRYGRLFLSGKRAADVNAASDMRKRYGRLFISSKRPNKRYGRIFMG; this is encoded by the coding sequence ATGAATATATTCGTGATTATCGCCGCGTGTGCTTACGGTTTCGCGCTGAGCGCCGTGTCAGCCGCGGAAAACGACATCGCCAGCCGACACAGGCGCGAAATCGGAGACGCGTGGCCGGGTGACTCGCCGTGCGCCAGTGACAGAAATTCCAAGATAATGTGCAACAAATGCGACGCGCTGCCGATCGAAATCGACGTCGACGACTGTTGTGGCAGCGAAATATCGTTCAACGTTTGCGAGTACTGTCTCCAGGATTTGGACGATTGTCTATTGCTGATGAAGGAATTTTACTCAACGGGCGGTGACCCGCGCAAGAAGCGATACGGTCGGCTATTCTTGTCCGGCAAGCGCGCAGCGGACGTCAACGCCGCGTCGGACATGCGCAAACGATACGGTCGTCTGTTCATCAGCTCGAAACGACCGAATAAAAGATACGGTCGCATTTTCATGGGTTGA